The DNA region TGTTCGCGGTGGCGAACAGGCGGAAATAGGGGTTCGGGGTGATGACCTCGTTCTGGTCCAGAAGGGTCAGCTTGCCGTCGGCCTCCAGCACGCGCTGGATCACGAACATCACGTCCGCACGGCCGGCGTCGTATTCGTCGAAGACGATGGCGGTCGGGTTGCGCAGCGCCCAGGGCAGGATGCCTTCGTGGAAGACCGTGACCTGCTTGCCGTCCACCAGCTTGATCGCGTCCTTGCCGATCAGGTCGATGCGGCTGACGTGGCTGTCCAGGTTCACCCGCACGCAGGGCCAGTTCAGCCGCGCGGCGATCTGCTCGATATGGGTGGATTTCCCGGTGCCGTGATAGCCCTGGATCATCACCCGGCGGTTGTAGGCAAAGCCCGCCAAGATCGCCAGCGTGGTGTCCGGGTCGAATTTGTAGGTGGAATCGATGTCGGGCACGCGGTCGCTGCGCTCGGCAAAGCCCTTGACCTTCATGTCGCTGTCAAGGCCGAAGGTCTCGCGCAGGTCGATTTCCTCGGTCGGTTTTGCGTTCTGATCCAGCATCGGCGCGGCCCTTTCGTTTGTTCCACGCTTGATGAATGATTCGGCAGGCGGGCGCAAGCCGCGTGGCCGGGAACCAATGCCGCGCCGGCGAATTGCGCTGTCGCGCGGCGCCGCCTAGAGTGCTGCATCTGGGCAAAAGGACGGTGTTGCATGAGCGGACTTCTGGCGCTGCTGGACGACGTGGCGGGAATCGCCAAGATCGCGGCGGCTTCGGTCGACGACGTGGCCGGGCAGGCGGCCAAGGCCGGCGCCAAGGCCGCGGGCGCGGTGATCGACGACGCGGCGGTGACGCCGAAATACGTGCACGGCTTTTCGGCCGCGCGCGAGGTGCCGATCGTGCTGAAGATCGCCCGCGGCTCGCTGTTCAACAAGCTGGTGATCCTGCTGCCGATCGCGCTGCTGCTTTCCGCCTTTGCGCCGTGGCTGATCACGCCGCTGTTGATGCTGGGCGGCAGCTACCTTTGCTTCGAGGGCGCCGAGAAGATCTTTCACGCCCTGGCCCACGACCATGGCAACGACCCGCATCTGCAGGTGACCGCCGGGGGCGCGGCCGGCCTTGAGGAAGAACGCGTCAAGGGCGCGATCAAGACCGATTTCATCCTCTCGGCCGAGATCATGACCATCGCCCTGGCCGCGATCCCTACCGGCGACGCGATCTGGATGAAGGCGCTGATCCTCGCCGTGGTGGCGGTGGGCATCACTGTCGCGGTCTATGGCTTCGTGGCGCTGATCGTGAAGGCCGACGACTTTGGGCTGCACCTGGCGCGGCGGGGCGGCGCCACGGCGGCGCTGGGGCGGGGCATCGTGCATGTGATGCCGGGCTTCATGAAGGTGCTGACCGTGGTCGGCACCGCCGCGATGATCTGGGTCGGCGGGCAGATCGTCGTCCACGGGTTGCACGTCCTGGGCCAGCATCAGCCCTATGAGTGGATCCACCATATGGCCGAATCCGCAGCCCAGGCCGTGCCCGCCGCACCCGGCGCCGCCGCCTGGGCGACCACGGCCTTTTTCGACGGCATCTTCGGGGTGATCCTGGGCATGATCCTGATCCCGGTCGTGCATTACGTCGTCTCGCCCGCGATAGGGGCGGTCAAGGGGCTGTTCGGCGCCCGGGCCTGAACCCGACTTGCGGGCGGCGGGCGGGGGGTCCTAGAACTGCCATACCAAGCCAGGAGGAGCCGATGCCGATTCCCGCCGCTGCCGCCGAGGCGCTTGCCGCGCTGCTCGGTCGCCGCTTCTCGACCAGCGGCGCCGACCGCGAGTTGCATGGCCAGTCCGAATCCTGGCACCGCGCGCCGCCGCCCGATGCCGTGGCCTGGCCCGAGACCACCGAAGAGGTCGCGCAGATCGCTGCGATCTGCCAGCGCCATCGCGTGCCGCTGATCGGCTGGGGCACCGGCACCTCGCTCGAGGCGCAGGCTCTGGCCACGCAGGGCGGGCTGGTCCTTGACATGCTGCGCATGGACCGGGTGCTGGAGATCCGTGCCGGCGACCTGCAGACGACCGTCCAGCCCGGCTGCACGCGCGAGGCGCTGAACCAGGAGCTGCGCGCCACCGGCCTGTTCTTCCCGGTCGATCCCGGCGCCAATGCCAGTCTGGGGGGCATGGCCTCGACCCGCGCCTCGGGCACCACGGCCGTCCGCTACGGCACCATGCGCGACAACGTGCTGGCGCTTGAGGTCGTGCTGGCCGACGGCCGCGTGATCCGCACCGGCACCCGTGCCGCGAAATCCTCGGCCGGCTACGACCTGACCGGGCTTTTCGTCGGCGCCGAGGGCACGCTCGGCATCATCACCGAACTGACCCTGCGCCTGCACGGCCAGCCCGAAGAGGTCGCCGCCGCGGTCTGCGGCTTTCCGACGCTGGAGCAGGCGGTGGAATGCGTGACCGCGACCATCCAGTCCGGCATCCCCATGGCGCGGATCGAGTTCATCGACGCCGACGTGGTGCGCGCCTTCAACCGCTTCTCGGGCACCCAGATGCACGAGGGCCCGCACCTGATGGTCGAGTTCCACGGCGCCCCCGCCTCGGTTCAGAGCGACGCCGAGGCCTTCGGCGCGCTCGCCGCGGACTTCGGCGGCACCGGCTTCGACTGGGCCACCACGCCCGAGGCCCGCGCCGCGCTGTGGAAGATGCGCCACAACGCCTATCGCTCCTGCCTGGCGCTGCGGCCGGGCGCGACCGCGGTGGTGACCGATGTCTGCGTGCCCATGTCGCACCTGCCGGCGGCGGTGGCCGACGCCGCGGCTGACATCCGCGCCGAGGGCCTGTTGGGTCCCATGGTCGGCCATGTCGGCGACGGCAATTTCCATGCCCAGATCCTGGTCATGCCCGGCGACGAGGCCGAGCTGGCCGCCGCCAAGCGCGTCGCCACCCGCATGGCCGAGCGCGCCATCGCCGTCGGCGGCACCATCACCGGCGAGCATGGCGTGGGCATCGGCAAGCTTCCCCTGATGCGCGCCCAGCATGGCGAGGCGGTCGCGGTGATGGCTGCGATCAAGCAGGCGCTGGATCCGCAGGGGATCATGAACCCCGGCAAGCTGGTGCCGGGGGTGAACTGAGCCGGCCCTGCCCGGCATGGGAGCATGCCCGCGCGTCAGGCAGTGCGGCCTGCCCGTCGCGCCGGGCGGCGCCCGCATTGCCTGACGCGCGGCCTTGGCCATCCGCCCTGCGGCGCTGAACCGCGCTGAGACATCCGCTCAGGCAAAGACGAAAATCGCCTGCGCCCAGCGTGGCCGCGCTGACGCCCGCCAGCAGGATTTCGCCCCCGCTCGCCAGACTGATCCGGCAATCGGCACCGATATCGGTCAACACCAGATCGCCGAACCCCGCGCCGCCGGAATTGGTGAATCGGATCTTGTCATTGCCGTCGCTGTAATCCTGAATCCGGTCGGAGCCTTGGTTCAGGCTGTAACTGAACTGGAAAACGTCGCTGCCGGTATATCCAGTCAGCGTATCATTACCGGCATCGCCCGACAGCGTATCGTCTCCGGCCATGCCGAAGAGATAATCATTCCCGCCCATGCCATTGATCGAGTCGTTGCCGCTGCCGCCGGTAATCGTGTCGCTATGCCAGGAAAAATCGAAGCGTTTGATCGTGCCATTTCCAGAGCCACCCCAAGTTTGACCAAGAGAACCGCCCGCGGTCGACCCGGCTTCGCTGGATCCCGTGCCCCTCTCTGCCCGATACCAGGCGGACAGGCCGGCGGTGCGGCGATCCGGCCGCGGGCCGGATGGAAAGCCTTCGGTCGAAAGACGTGCCCCCGGGGTGGCCGGAAAAAGGGCCCGGCATCGCGCCGGACCCCTGTTGGCTGTCCGCCTTGCTTGCGGTCGTTACTGCGCGCCCTTGTATTCGGGCAGCGCCTTCAGCTCGTCCTTGGTCAGCGGTGTATAGGCGCGGAACTCCTTCTTGTTGGCGTTCTTGTAGACCTGCAGCTGGTCGGGCTTCAGCTCGACCTTGTGCGCGCCCAGGCCAAGGAAGCCGCCCACGTCGACCAGAACGCCAGCGACCTTGTCGTCGGGGCCGATCACGATGTCCTCGACCTTGGCGATCTTGTCGCCGGCGAGGTCGTAGAGATGGATGCCCTTCATCTCGTCGCCCGTGACCGCGCTGCTCTCGACATAGACGAACCCCTCGGGCAGGCCGACGACCGCGACCGGGGCGGCGGGCGATTCCGTCGTCTGGGCCAGGGCCGGGGTCAGCATCGCGGGCGCCGTTGCGAGCATGGCGGCGCTGAGCAGGGCGAATTTCACGTGTTTGCGCATCTTGTTGCCTCCTTGGCTGAATGCTGCCGGAAGAACCCGCCGGCCCGATCCGCGGTTGCCGGCGATGCTCATCACCTTCCTGCGCGCGCCGCGTGATGGCGGCGTGCGCGGCGCCCGGAGCCGTCGGCGCGGCGCGCCCGGGACCTGTCCGTTCGCGCGCCGCGCAGGCAAAAGGCACCGCGGATGCGAGGCATTTCCGCGCCTTTCCATCGACTTGGAGGCCTGAAGGGCCGCTTGCACAAACTCGTGACTGTCACGCCATCGTGACAGTGCGCGCGACCTTTGCGATAAGAGGGCAAAGCGCCGAGGACAGGCGCATGGGGCAGAGGGCAAAGATGAAACTCCTGGGCAGGATATTGACGGTTTTGTTGCTGGTCGCGGTGGCGGCCTGCGGGCGGGGGCCGTCGCAGAGCCGCGCGGTCATGGCGGGGCAGGGCGTCGGTCCCAAGTTCGGGGACTCCGCCCCCCACGCCTGGGTCGGCGGGCATCCCTACGACCACCCGGTGCACGGCATCGACATTTCCCGCTACCAGGGCAATATCGACTGGAACGCGGTGCGCGGATCGGGCGTCAGCTTCGCCTTCATCAAGGCGACCGAGGGCGGCGACCATGCCGACCCCAACTTCCGCCGCTACTGGGCCGAGGCGGCGCAGGCCCGCGTTCCCCGCGGCGCCTATCACTATTTCTACTTCTGCCGCTCGGGCACGCAGCAGGCGGCCTGGTTCATCCAGAACGTGCCGCGCGAACGCGGCGCCATGCCGCCGGTCATCGATCTGGAATGGACGCCCTCCAAGACCTGCCCGCGCCGCCCGCCGGCCGACGAGGTCCTGCGCGAGGCCAGGATCTTCAAGGACATCCTGCAGCAATATTACGGCCAGCGCCCGATCATCTATACGACGGTGGACTTCTACCGCGACAACAACCTCGCCAGCTGGCGCGAGGAGTTCTGGCTGCGCTCGGTCGCCGGCCATCCGCGCATCGTCTATCCCGGCCAGCCCTATACCTTCTGGCAATATACCGGGACCGGCGTGGTGCCCGGCATCGGCGGCAACGTGGACCTGAACGTCTTTTCCGGCTCGCCCGCGCAATGGCGCATGTGGCTGAACCGGAGGCTGCAATAGGCCGCGGCCTGCTTTGGGCCGAATTCGCGGCGCTCTATGTCGGGGCGCCGCTGGCCATTGCCGTCTTCATGCCGCCGCGCCTGCTGTTCCCGGCGCTTTTCGTGTTCTCGCTGGCCGGGCTGGCGCTGCTGTGGCGCACCGGCGGGTTCGAGTGGCACGGGCTGATCCGCGGCTGGCGCGCGGTGCCGCCCTGGCAGATCCTGGCCTTCGGCCTGGTCGTGGCGCTGATCGGCTGGAGCATCGTCCAGCTTGCCCGCCCCGAATATTTCCGCCCGCTGACGCCCGAGCGGTTGCGTTTCCTGGCCGTGATCTGGCTGCTCTACCCGCTGCTTTCGGCCCTGCCGCAAGAGCTGATCTTCCGGGCGCTGTTCTTCCACCGCTTTTCCAGCCTGTTCCCGGACCGGGCGACGGCGGTGTTGGCGAATGCGGCGGTCTTTTCCTTCGCGCATCTGATGTATTGGTCGCTGGTGGTGGCGGTGCTGACCTTCGTCGGCGGCTGGATCTTCGCCCGCGCCTACCTGCTGCGCGGCTTCCCCTCGGCCTGGCTGCTGCACGCCATCGCCGGCAACGTGCTGTTCACGGTGGGGATGGGGGCCTATTTCTGGTCCGGCGGCGTGGTGCGGCCGTTCTGATCGCTTGACTTCCCCCGGATCACGCGGTTCATGCGTGGCCGATACGCAAGGGGAAAAGTGATGAGCGCCTATCGCAGCCACACCTGCGGCCAGCTGACGGCCGTCAATGCCGGTGAAACCATCCGCCTGTCGGGCTGGGTGCACCGGGTCCGAGATCACGGCGGCGTCCTGTTCATCGACCTGCGCGACCATTACGGCATCACCCAGGTCATCGCCGACAGCGACAGCCCGGCCTTTTCCGCCCTGGAAAAGCTGCGCGCCGAAACCGTGATCCGCATCGACGGCAAGGTGAAGCTGCGCGACGCCAGCCTGGTGAACCCCAAGCTGCCCACCGGCGAGATCGAGGTCTATGCCACCGCGATGGAGATCCTCGGCCCCTCGGACGACCTGCCGCTGCCGGTCTTCGGCGACCAGGACTATCCCGAAGAGACGCGGCTGGCCTATCGCTTCCTCGACCTGCGCCGCGAGTCGCTGCATCAGAACATCATGCTGCGTTCGCGCGTCGTCAAATGGCTGCGGGACGCGATGTGGAACCAGGGCTTCACCGAGTTCCAGACCCCGATCATCACCGCGTCCAGCCCCGAGGGCGCGCGCGACTTCCTGGTGCCCTCGCGGCTGCATCCGGGCAAGTTCTACGCCCTGCCGCAGGCGCCGCAGCAGTTCAAGCAGCTGATCATGGTCGCGGGCTTCGACAAGTATTTCCAGATCGCGCCCTGCTTCCGCGACGAAGACCCGCGCGCCGACCGTTCGCCCACCGATTTCTACCAGCTCGACCTGGAAATGTCCTTCGTCGAACAGGAGGACGTCTTTGCCGCCATCCAGCCGGTGATCCAGGGCCTGTTCGAGGAATTCGGCAATGGCCGCCCGGTCGATGCCGTCTGGCCGCGCATCCCCTATGCCGAGTCGATGCTGAAATACGGCAGCGACAAGCCCGACCTGCGCAACCCGATCGAGATGCAGGTGGTCAGCGACCATTTCCGCGGCTCGGGCTTCGCGATCTTTGCCAAGCTGCTGGAGCAGGAGGGCACCGAGGTCCGCGCCATTCCCGCGCCCACCGGCGGCTCGCGCAAGTTCGCCGACCGCATGAACGCCTTTGCCCAGAGCCAGGGCCTGCCCGGAATGGGCTATATCTTCTGGCGCAAGGCCGAGGACGGCTCGACCGAACCCGCCGGTCCCATCGCCAAGGCGCTCGGCCCGGAAAAGACCGAGGCGATCCGCCTGCAGCTGGGCCTGGGCGAGGGCGACGCAGCCTTCTTCCTCGGCGGCAAGCCCGAGGCCTTCGAGGCCGTCGCCGGCCGTGCCCGCAACGAGATCGGCCGCGAATTGGGCCTGACCGACGAGAACCAGTTCAAATTCGCCTGGATCGTCGATTTCCCGATGTATGAGAAGGGCGAGGACGGCCGCATCGACTTCAGCCACAACCCGTTTTCCATGCCGCAGGGCGGGCTAGAGGCGCTATCGGGCGATCCGCTGGCGGTCAAGGGCTATCAATACGACCTGGCCTGCAACGGCTACGAGCTTATCTCGGGCGCGATCCGCAACCACCGCCCCGAGATCATGTTCAGGGCCTTCGAACTGGCCGGCTATGGCCATGACGAGGTGGAAAAGCGCTTCGGCGGCATGGTCAAGGCCTTTCGCTACGGTGCGCCGCCGCACGGCGGCTGCGCGGCCGGCATCGACCGCATCGTCATGCTGCTGGCCGACGAGCAGAACATCCGCGAGGTCATCATGTTCCCGATGAACCAGCGCGCCGAGGACCTGATGATGGGCGCGCCCAGCGAACCCACGAACGAGCAGCTGCGCGAATTGCGGCTGCGCGTCCTGCCGCGGGAATAGGCGCGACGGGACGGCGGCGATGCGCGGGCCTTTGCCGCAACGCCGCAATTTGAAGAAAGCGTGAACTGACCTTTCGCGCCGGGCATGTCATAACCGCTGCGGGGGACGATCCCCCGCCAAGGAAGACATGCATGAGTTTTGGCTTTCCTGAACTGGCGGCGATCCGGCTGGGCTTCGGCCTGTCGCCGCTGATGCCGCCGCCCGCCGATGCCGCGGCGGTGCTGGCCGGTCCCGTCCATGCCGGCCCGGGGCCCGAGGCCTGGACCACGGCCGAGGCCAGCCGCCTGGCCCTCGCCTCTCGCGAAGGGGTCAAGGCCCGCCGCGAAGGCCGCCCCGAGTCGTCCGAATCCGTCGAGGCCGATCGCCGGCTGGGCGCGCTGCCGGCCGAGGACCTGCGCCGCCGCGTGATCCGCGCCGTGGACGATCCCGCAGGCTTCGGCGAGCGGCTGGTGCAATTCTGGTGCGACCATTTCACCGCCCGCGCCGTCAACAAGGTCAATACCGGCCTGGCGCTGGCCTATCAGGACGAGGCGATCCGCCCGCATGTGAACGGCCGCTTCGAGGACATGCTCTTCGCGGCCGAGACGCATCCGATGATGCTGGTCTATCTCGACCAGATTTCCAGCCGCGGTCCGAACTCGCCCTTCGTCAAGCGCCGGCCCGAGCGCACCCTGGGCCTGAACGAGAACCTGGCGCGCGAGGCGATGGAGCTGCATACGCTGGGCGTCGGCGCCAGCTACAGCCAGAAGGACGTGCGCCAGCTGGCAGAGCTGCTGACCGGGCTCAGCTTCTCGCATGCCGAGGGGTTTTCCTTCAAGCAGGTCATCGCCGAGCCGGGCGCCGAGACGGTGCTAGGCAAGAGCTACGGCGGCAACCGCCGCGGCGGGCTCGAGGACATCCGCGCCGCCTTTCGCGACCTCGCGCGCCGGCCCGA from Paracoccus aminovorans includes:
- the cobS gene encoding cobaltochelatase subunit CobS; this encodes MLDQNAKPTEEIDLRETFGLDSDMKVKGFAERSDRVPDIDSTYKFDPDTTLAILAGFAYNRRVMIQGYHGTGKSTHIEQIAARLNWPCVRVNLDSHVSRIDLIGKDAIKLVDGKQVTVFHEGILPWALRNPTAIVFDEYDAGRADVMFVIQRVLEADGKLTLLDQNEVITPNPYFRLFATANTVGLGDTTGLYHGTQQINQGQMDRWSLVSTLNYLSHDAEAAIVLAKNPTYNTEKGRKIINQMVTLADLTRTAFMQGDLSTVMSPRTVIAWAQNARIFGDNVGYAFRLTFLNKCDELERQTVAEFYQRLFDEELPESAAVKAG
- a CDS encoding FAD-binding oxidoreductase, producing MPIPAAAAEALAALLGRRFSTSGADRELHGQSESWHRAPPPDAVAWPETTEEVAQIAAICQRHRVPLIGWGTGTSLEAQALATQGGLVLDMLRMDRVLEIRAGDLQTTVQPGCTREALNQELRATGLFFPVDPGANASLGGMASTRASGTTAVRYGTMRDNVLALEVVLADGRVIRTGTRAAKSSAGYDLTGLFVGAEGTLGIITELTLRLHGQPEEVAAAVCGFPTLEQAVECVTATIQSGIPMARIEFIDADVVRAFNRFSGTQMHEGPHLMVEFHGAPASVQSDAEAFGALAADFGGTGFDWATTPEARAALWKMRHNAYRSCLALRPGATAVVTDVCVPMSHLPAAVADAAADIRAEGLLGPMVGHVGDGNFHAQILVMPGDEAELAAAKRVATRMAERAIAVGGTITGEHGVGIGKLPLMRAQHGEAVAVMAAIKQALDPQGIMNPGKLVPGVN
- a CDS encoding calcium-binding protein; its protein translation is MSAWYRAERGTGSSEAGSTAGGSLGQTWGGSGNGTIKRFDFSWHSDTITGGSGNDSINGMGGNDYLFGMAGDDTLSGDAGNDTLTGYTGSDVFQFSYSLNQGSDRIQDYSDGNDKIRFTNSGGAGFGDLVLTDIGADCRISLASGGEILLAGVSAATLGAGDFRLCLSGCLSAVQRRRADGQGRASGNAGAARRDGQAALPDARACSHAGQGRLSSPPAPACRGS
- the aspS gene encoding aspartate--tRNA ligase, with the translated sequence MSAYRSHTCGQLTAVNAGETIRLSGWVHRVRDHGGVLFIDLRDHYGITQVIADSDSPAFSALEKLRAETVIRIDGKVKLRDASLVNPKLPTGEIEVYATAMEILGPSDDLPLPVFGDQDYPEETRLAYRFLDLRRESLHQNIMLRSRVVKWLRDAMWNQGFTEFQTPIITASSPEGARDFLVPSRLHPGKFYALPQAPQQFKQLIMVAGFDKYFQIAPCFRDEDPRADRSPTDFYQLDLEMSFVEQEDVFAAIQPVIQGLFEEFGNGRPVDAVWPRIPYAESMLKYGSDKPDLRNPIEMQVVSDHFRGSGFAIFAKLLEQEGTEVRAIPAPTGGSRKFADRMNAFAQSQGLPGMGYIFWRKAEDGSTEPAGPIAKALGPEKTEAIRLQLGLGEGDAAFFLGGKPEAFEAVAGRARNEIGRELGLTDENQFKFAWIVDFPMYEKGEDGRIDFSHNPFSMPQGGLEALSGDPLAVKGYQYDLACNGYELISGAIRNHRPEIMFRAFELAGYGHDEVEKRFGGMVKAFRYGAPPHGGCAAGIDRIVMLLADEQNIREVIMFPMNQRAEDLMMGAPSEPTNEQLRELRLRVLPRE
- a CDS encoding CPBP family intramembrane glutamic endopeptidase, coding for MAHVAEPEAAIGRGLLWAEFAALYVGAPLAIAVFMPPRLLFPALFVFSLAGLALLWRTGGFEWHGLIRGWRAVPPWQILAFGLVVALIGWSIVQLARPEYFRPLTPERLRFLAVIWLLYPLLSALPQELIFRALFFHRFSSLFPDRATAVLANAAVFSFAHLMYWSLVVAVLTFVGGWIFARAYLLRGFPSAWLLHAIAGNVLFTVGMGAYFWSGGVVRPF
- a CDS encoding PRC-barrel domain-containing protein, producing MRKHVKFALLSAAMLATAPAMLTPALAQTTESPAAPVAVVGLPEGFVYVESSAVTGDEMKGIHLYDLAGDKIAKVEDIVIGPDDKVAGVLVDVGGFLGLGAHKVELKPDQLQVYKNANKKEFRAYTPLTKDELKALPEYKGAQ
- a CDS encoding glycoside hydrolase family 25 protein; translation: MKLLGRILTVLLLVAVAACGRGPSQSRAVMAGQGVGPKFGDSAPHAWVGGHPYDHPVHGIDISRYQGNIDWNAVRGSGVSFAFIKATEGGDHADPNFRRYWAEAAQARVPRGAYHYFYFCRSGTQQAAWFIQNVPRERGAMPPVIDLEWTPSKTCPRRPPADEVLREARIFKDILQQYYGQRPIIYTTVDFYRDNNLASWREEFWLRSVAGHPRIVYPGQPYTFWQYTGTGVVPGIGGNVDLNVFSGSPAQWRMWLNRRLQ
- a CDS encoding DUF1800 domain-containing protein; the protein is MSFGFPELAAIRLGFGLSPLMPPPADAAAVLAGPVHAGPGPEAWTTAEASRLALASREGVKARREGRPESSESVEADRRLGALPAEDLRRRVIRAVDDPAGFGERLVQFWCDHFTARAVNKVNTGLALAYQDEAIRPHVNGRFEDMLFAAETHPMMLVYLDQISSRGPNSPFVKRRPERTLGLNENLAREAMELHTLGVGASYSQKDVRQLAELLTGLSFSHAEGFSFKQVIAEPGAETVLGKSYGGNRRGGLEDIRAAFRDLARRPETALYVSGKLAVHFVSDDPPQDLVQAMADVWRDTDGDLPQVYRVLVTHPALASTLRAKVRQPFDLTVTGLRALGVTGQQIAALDDQTFRRAVWNHLPLMGQPWNQPKGPDGWPEDAEAWIAPQTMAARINWALRMPRLMLPELPDPREMLVSAFGGTQSEQLAWAVPKAESAAEGVVLILASGDFNRR
- a CDS encoding DUF808 domain-containing protein; its protein translation is MSGLLALLDDVAGIAKIAAASVDDVAGQAAKAGAKAAGAVIDDAAVTPKYVHGFSAAREVPIVLKIARGSLFNKLVILLPIALLLSAFAPWLITPLLMLGGSYLCFEGAEKIFHALAHDHGNDPHLQVTAGGAAGLEEERVKGAIKTDFILSAEIMTIALAAIPTGDAIWMKALILAVVAVGITVAVYGFVALIVKADDFGLHLARRGGATAALGRGIVHVMPGFMKVLTVVGTAAMIWVGGQIVVHGLHVLGQHQPYEWIHHMAESAAQAVPAAPGAAAWATTAFFDGIFGVILGMILIPVVHYVVSPAIGAVKGLFGARA